The following are encoded together in the Nymphaea colorata isolate Beijing-Zhang1983 chromosome 14, ASM883128v2, whole genome shotgun sequence genome:
- the LOC116267630 gene encoding uncharacterized acetyltransferase At3g50280-like, producing MHSFLVTELEDGVLIGCSLNHTTADGESFWHFFNSWSELNAGHETISRPPLMERAQIPKELHQVHFPLAQAISRIKAKANKRSKLQRGEISSLQALVGLMWRTITWARKLQGDQITACKVAAGLQKRLDPTLPWEYFGSCMLFLSTEAKVGDLLGQDLGWAARALHETVLRETANMGWQWLMNIQLYDVNGFESNDVMVASSPWLEMYGSDFGWGKGLAVLSGSANKFDGRISGMDLEVCLLPHVMAALELDEELLDALLPSY from the exons ATGCATTCATTTCTGGTAACGGAGTTGGAGGACGGTGTCTTGATAGGCTGCTCCCTCAACCATACCACAGCTGACGGCGAGTCCTTCTGGCACTTCTTCAACTCCTGGTCTGAGCTCAATGCCGGCCATGAAACCATATCGCGACCGCCATTGATGGAGCGAGCCCAGATCCCCAAGGAGCTCCACCAAGTCCACTTCCCACT TGCCCAAGCCATATCCCGGATCAAGGCCAAGGCCAACAAGCGCTCGAAGCTGCAGAGGGGTGAGATCTCGTCGTTGCAGGCACTTGTTGGGCTCATGTGGCGGACCATAACATGGGCCCGGAAGCTCCAGGGCGACCAGATCACTGCCTGCAAGGTTGCAGCCGGGCTTCAAAAGAGGCTGGACCCAACTTTGCCCTGGGAGTACTTCGGCAGTTGCATGCTATTCTTGTCGACGGAGGCCAAGGTGGGTGATCTGCTTGGGCAGGACCTGGGTTGGGCAGCCCGGGCGCTGCATGAGACCGTGTTGCGGGAAACAGCCAACATGGGTTGGCAGTGGCTCATGAACATACAATTGTATGATGTGAATGGGTTTGAATCGAATGATGTTATGGTGGCCAGCTCCCCATGGTTAGAGATGTATGGGAGCGACTTTGGGTGGGGGAAAGGGTTGGCGGTGCTCAGCGGGAGTGCCAATAAGTTTGATGGTAGAATTTCAGGCATGGATCTGGAAGTCTGCCTTCTCCCTCATGTTATGGCTGCCCTGGAGTTGGATGAAGAATTATTGGATGCACTCCTTCCATCTTATTGA